DNA sequence from the Amycolatopsis sp. Hca4 genome:
GGCGAACGGCCCGTCGGTCACGCGGATGGCGGCGCCGCGCGCCTTGCGGATCAGCGAGCCCTTCTCCGTCGGGTGCACGCCCTCCGCCGTGATCAGGATGCCCTTCTCGGCCGCTTCCTGGATGAACCCGCCCATCTGCGCGATGAACTCCTGGCTGGGGTTCCACGACTTCGGGTCGTGCTCGTCGACCCGGTGCATCATGAGAAACCGCATGGTGTGCTCCCTGGTGTTCCTTCGGCCGGGGTCCGGTGCGTTCCCGGACGCGGTGACCGGCCTTCACCCCCGCG
Encoded proteins:
- a CDS encoding YciI family protein, with the protein product MRFLMMHRVDEHDPKSWNPSQEFIAQMGGFIQEAAEKGILITAEGVHPTEKGSLIRKARGAAIRVTDGPFAEAKEVIGGFALIHAADRAEAVEFAKRYVELFDQDIEVEVRQVVEFEDLPTQD